In one Vibrio sp. CB1-14 genomic region, the following are encoded:
- a CDS encoding MFS transporter, protein MLKNLFNKLGIELWFSAHLAYGFVQLVFIPIVMPAFVAERTGSFANAGLAMGFFGVAGLAAPVIGLLADKFKAHRLAQFLGMIAYIVAGFCYIAAGTDFNMMAIGSVFFGLGSATLLMLNPVFIAFAGYDNKTEALKLGRMAQAAIIGTLLGGGALAALTDGGFGYETSFYTMMATVAVLSVITFLTNKEAGQRVLDTAEAREKAAAEEAQEKVNLIKVIFSKFGLFLFAVAALCAGQGAFQAQFPNLMKNAFTVSEALSATSLSISAVLGLIIVVAAERFSAKFGPTALFKLCTVASIVVIVALYFIAELQFIPTVILPMALVIIYLQGITVTDMCSPAVASRLTRVGAGYTQGLMMFFISIGFATGSAISGFTVEEFSWSALPVAIGVLTAIAFVAIWIVTRDKQSSDHSADAKHA, encoded by the coding sequence ATGCTAAAAAATCTATTTAACAAACTTGGGATCGAACTTTGGTTCTCTGCCCACCTTGCCTACGGCTTTGTACAGCTAGTTTTCATTCCGATTGTCATGCCTGCCTTTGTTGCAGAGCGCACAGGCAGCTTTGCAAACGCTGGTCTAGCAATGGGGTTCTTCGGTGTTGCAGGTCTTGCAGCTCCAGTCATTGGTTTATTGGCCGATAAATTTAAGGCGCATCGCCTAGCACAGTTCCTTGGTATGATTGCGTATATCGTTGCGGGTTTCTGCTACATCGCAGCGGGTACAGATTTCAACATGATGGCAATTGGTTCGGTGTTCTTTGGTTTAGGTTCGGCGACATTGCTAATGCTTAACCCAGTGTTTATCGCGTTTGCAGGTTATGACAATAAGACGGAAGCATTAAAGCTAGGACGTATGGCGCAAGCTGCAATCATTGGTACGCTATTGGGTGGCGGCGCACTGGCTGCCCTAACTGATGGTGGTTTTGGCTACGAGACAAGCTTCTACACTATGATGGCGACTGTTGCGGTGCTGTCAGTGATTACTTTTCTAACCAATAAAGAAGCGGGTCAGCGTGTGCTGGATACGGCAGAAGCGCGTGAAAAGGCGGCGGCAGAAGAAGCTCAAGAGAAAGTGAACCTAATCAAAGTGATTTTCTCTAAGTTTGGTCTGTTTCTATTTGCGGTAGCGGCATTGTGTGCGGGTCAAGGTGCATTCCAAGCCCAGTTCCCTAACCTAATGAAAAATGCCTTTACGGTTTCAGAAGCCTTGTCGGCAACCAGCCTGTCAATTTCAGCGGTACTAGGTCTGATTATTGTTGTCGCAGCAGAGCGTTTCTCTGCGAAGTTTGGTCCCACAGCACTATTTAAGCTATGTACTGTCGCATCGATTGTGGTTATCGTGGCGCTATACTTTATCGCAGAGCTTCAGTTTATCCCTACAGTGATTCTGCCAATGGCTTTGGTCATTATTTACCTGCAAGGCATTACCGTTACAGACATGTGTTCACCAGCGGTTGCATCACGTTTGACGCGTGTTGGTGCAGGTTACACACAAGGTCTAATGATGTTCTTCATCTCAATCGGTTTTGCTACAGGTAGCGCAATCAGTGGCTTTACCGTTGAAGAATTTAGCTGGAGCGCACTACCGGTCGCGATTGGTGTACTGACAGCGATAGCGTTTGTTGCCATTTGGATTGTAACGCGTGACAAGCAATCATCAGATCACTCTGCTGACGCAAAACATGCGTAA